From a single Cyclobacterium marinum DSM 745 genomic region:
- a CDS encoding ZIP family metal transporter has product MLYVLLLFFAALGAGLVAILVPGWNEKSFKLALIFAGAYLFAITILHIFPELFANKESAYFMGLYILLGFLLQQVLDFMSSGIEHGHIHDHKGHGASNTVWTLMIGLFLHAFLEGTLLSKQPMLTGHHHGSETLLLGMIMHKMPEAFALSAVLLSRLNKTNTILLLILFALASPLGMLSTDFLFDRSLIGRETLDILFGLVAGGFLHISTIIFFESSPQHRFQLHKLLIILLASVLAILTEFIV; this is encoded by the coding sequence ATGTTGTATGTACTTTTACTTTTTTTTGCTGCATTGGGTGCAGGATTGGTTGCAATCCTGGTGCCAGGTTGGAATGAGAAAAGCTTTAAGCTGGCATTAATATTTGCCGGTGCGTATCTTTTTGCCATTACAATTCTCCATATTTTCCCTGAACTTTTTGCCAATAAAGAATCAGCCTATTTTATGGGCTTGTATATCTTGCTTGGGTTTTTGCTACAACAAGTCCTTGATTTTATGTCCTCGGGAATTGAACATGGACATATTCATGACCATAAAGGACACGGAGCTAGCAATACAGTATGGACTTTAATGATTGGTTTGTTTTTGCATGCATTTCTGGAAGGAACATTGCTTTCAAAACAACCCATGCTCACCGGACATCATCATGGAAGTGAAACCCTTCTATTGGGAATGATTATGCATAAAATGCCGGAGGCCTTTGCATTATCGGCTGTTTTATTGTCCCGTCTTAATAAAACAAATACAATTTTATTGTTGATCCTATTTGCTTTGGCCTCACCTCTGGGTATGTTATCAACAGATTTTCTTTTTGATCGATCATTGATAGGTAGAGAAACCCTCGATATTTTATTTGGTTTGGTGGCAGGTGGCTTTTTACATATATCTACCATTATATTTTTTGAAAGCTCCCCACAACATCGGTTTCAATTGCATAAATTACTGATCATTCTATTGGCATCTGTATTGGCCATTTTGACGGAGTTTATTGTTTGA
- a CDS encoding FAD:protein FMN transferase, whose amino-acid sequence MRKSAKKNIIYSILLLLVVFMVYLYRQNKETAVSTDTTHPKMVLSGKTMGTTYRIVYLDPGGRNFKKEIDSILVDFNQSLSTYIQDSELSRLNRYDSLVFESDYFYPVLQTSKEVFSITDGAFDPTIGPLVNAWGFGPDGPSLQDSLGVKQLLEQVGFENLDFNEKGVKKSNTDVYLDFSAIAKGYGADVVANFLKDMGIVDFLVEIGGELVGNGVNDKGELWKVGVSHPDEEGLANEIYSIVALENKGLATSGNYRNFYVKDGVKYSHTISPFTGYPVVHRLLSATVVADDCMVADAYATAFMVLGLDRAKEIQKSVEGIEIFLIFNDDQGQIQSYVSDGLAPFLTTVGAKEPK is encoded by the coding sequence ATGCGAAAATCAGCCAAAAAAAATATCATTTACAGCATTTTGTTACTGTTAGTGGTGTTTATGGTTTACCTCTACAGACAAAATAAAGAAACTGCAGTTTCTACAGATACAACCCACCCAAAAATGGTTTTGAGTGGAAAGACCATGGGCACCACCTATAGGATTGTCTATTTAGATCCGGGGGGGCGTAATTTTAAAAAAGAAATTGATTCAATCCTCGTTGATTTTAACCAGTCTCTTTCTACCTATATACAGGATTCTGAACTTAGTAGACTAAACAGGTATGATTCCCTTGTTTTTGAATCGGATTATTTTTATCCTGTGTTGCAGACCAGCAAGGAGGTGTTTTCAATTACAGATGGCGCTTTTGATCCTACCATTGGTCCTTTGGTCAATGCCTGGGGTTTTGGACCGGACGGACCTTCTTTGCAAGATAGTTTAGGAGTGAAACAATTATTGGAGCAAGTAGGCTTTGAGAATTTGGATTTTAATGAAAAAGGCGTTAAAAAATCCAATACTGATGTTTATCTTGATTTTAGTGCCATAGCAAAAGGATACGGAGCAGATGTTGTTGCCAATTTTTTAAAGGATATGGGTATAGTAGATTTCCTTGTGGAGATTGGTGGCGAACTTGTAGGAAATGGCGTAAATGACAAAGGTGAATTATGGAAAGTAGGCGTTTCACATCCGGATGAAGAAGGTTTGGCCAATGAAATCTATAGTATTGTTGCCCTGGAAAATAAAGGCTTGGCTACTTCAGGCAATTATCGTAATTTTTATGTTAAAGATGGTGTAAAATACTCTCACACAATTAGCCCATTTACGGGTTATCCTGTGGTACATCGTTTGCTAAGTGCTACGGTGGTGGCTGATGATTGTATGGTGGCTGATGCCTATGCTACAGCCTTTATGGTTTTGGGATTAGACCGCGCAAAGGAAATACAAAAATCAGTGGAAGGTATAGAGATCTTTCTTATCTTTAATGATGACCAAGGCCAAATTCAATCTTACGTTAGTGATGGTCTCGCTCCATTTTTGACTACCGTAGGTGCTAAAGAGCCCAAATAA
- a CDS encoding ArnT family glycosyltransferase, with the protein MVPNQKKYSFYFYIITISLAVPKILFTLRPEVNLFTEEAQYWLWSQNMAWHYYSKPPLVAVLNFLSTSVFGNTEMAVRINAILSGVGIAWVTYLFGSYLYSKKIGFWAALIVQSMPVWWLASTFHMTDSSLTLFWTLSIYLCYRGIRENSSKWWLLAGITTAMGLMAKVVIMLVFPVLIIYLLYIGEFNVHKKNFLKFILISLLGFIPAFIWNWQNNFDTFRHLLALSGTEGINNIPTNLSIASRSFIEFILSQMAVVSLFLLPAWLAAFRNTIKSKNAESIYLILPGLLAFVTFAALSIFKDAMINWPAFAYTGLAIVLAKWIDRQSIRWKKITFSGVFLGMFIPILFLSPDYLGLKSSNIMIKTEQNLIKRLLGHQQLAERIDFLTDSLAIEAPFVFSDSYHTASELSFYLSGNPQTYVINMGVRKNQFDLWKGMDQFLGKEKYGVFVSWNYDNFEGKAAFQEIIYEESFVTSFKGIPRRPINIKFCRKLIEYTPSIPSSY; encoded by the coding sequence ATGGTTCCTAACCAAAAAAAATATTCTTTCTATTTCTACATTATAACGATTTCGTTAGCGGTACCGAAGATTCTTTTCACCCTTAGACCGGAAGTAAATTTATTTACCGAAGAAGCACAATATTGGCTATGGTCACAGAACATGGCTTGGCATTATTATTCAAAACCTCCATTGGTTGCTGTATTAAATTTTTTAAGTACCTCGGTATTCGGCAATACAGAAATGGCCGTTCGAATAAATGCTATATTGAGCGGAGTTGGAATTGCATGGGTTACTTATTTATTTGGATCCTATTTGTACTCGAAAAAAATAGGATTTTGGGCGGCCTTGATCGTCCAATCTATGCCTGTTTGGTGGCTTGCATCCACCTTCCATATGACAGATTCTTCTCTCACCCTTTTTTGGACATTAAGTATTTATCTTTGCTATAGAGGGATTAGGGAAAATAGCTCCAAGTGGTGGCTTCTTGCCGGGATAACTACTGCAATGGGGCTAATGGCAAAAGTTGTCATCATGTTGGTATTCCCTGTTTTAATAATTTACTTACTTTATATAGGGGAATTTAATGTCCACAAGAAAAATTTCTTGAAATTCATTTTGATTAGTTTATTGGGATTCATCCCTGCATTTATTTGGAACTGGCAAAATAACTTTGATACCTTCAGACATTTGTTAGCCTTATCAGGTACAGAAGGTATAAATAATATCCCTACCAACTTATCCATCGCTAGCAGAAGTTTTATAGAGTTTATCTTAAGCCAAATGGCGGTTGTTTCTTTGTTTTTACTTCCTGCTTGGTTAGCAGCTTTTCGAAATACCATTAAAAGCAAAAACGCTGAATCAATTTACCTTATTCTTCCAGGATTATTGGCATTCGTAACATTTGCCGCGTTAAGTATTTTTAAAGATGCCATGATAAATTGGCCGGCCTTTGCTTACACAGGTTTGGCAATTGTCTTAGCAAAATGGATCGATCGGCAATCTATACGTTGGAAAAAGATTACTTTCTCCGGGGTATTTCTTGGGATGTTTATTCCTATTCTTTTCTTATCACCTGATTATTTGGGGTTAAAATCCTCCAATATAATGATCAAAACAGAGCAGAATTTAATCAAAAGGTTGCTGGGACATCAACAGCTTGCGGAAAGAATCGATTTCTTGACAGATAGCTTGGCAATTGAAGCCCCCTTTGTGTTTTCTGATTCTTATCACACGGCATCTGAACTCTCCTTTTATTTGTCCGGAAATCCTCAAACTTATGTTATAAATATGGGCGTTCGTAAAAACCAATTTGATCTCTGGAAAGGTATGGATCAGTTTTTGGGAAAGGAAAAATACGGAGTTTTTGTAAGCTGGAACTATGATAATTTTGAAGGCAAGGCTGCTTTTCAAGAAATTATCTATGAAGAATCCTTTGTCACGTCCTTTAAAGGTATTCCAAGAAGGCCGATAAATATAAAGTTTTGTAGGAAATTAATAGAATACACACCTTCTATTCCTTCTTCTTATTAA
- the ruvB gene encoding Holliday junction branch migration DNA helicase RuvB has product MREEYLRGDQESLSPGDKEIEKALRPLSFDDFTGQKKTVENIKIFVLAAKKRGESLDHVLLHGPPGLGKTTLSHIIANELESTLKITSGPVLDKPSDLAGLLTNLEEGDVLFIDEIHRLNPIVEEYLYSAMEDFRIDIMLDSGPNARTVQINLNPFTLVGATTRSGLLTSPLRARFGINARLEYYDAKLLSTIVTRSAAILGTPLDPEAAFEIARRSRGTPRIANTLLRRTRDFAEIKGNGRITLEIAEMALNALDVDQNGLDEMDNRILLTIINKFAGGPVGISTIATACGEEAETIEEVYEPFLIKEGYLKRTSRGRTATDLAYTHLKIKPKPGGQSGNLFES; this is encoded by the coding sequence ATGAGAGAAGAATATCTGCGTGGTGACCAGGAAAGCTTAAGCCCTGGAGACAAGGAAATAGAAAAAGCACTAAGACCCCTGAGTTTTGATGATTTCACAGGTCAAAAAAAGACGGTTGAAAACATCAAAATTTTTGTTTTGGCTGCCAAAAAAAGAGGTGAGTCTTTGGACCATGTTTTGCTCCATGGGCCTCCCGGCCTTGGAAAGACCACCTTGAGTCACATCATCGCCAATGAATTGGAATCTACACTTAAGATTACCTCCGGTCCGGTTTTGGATAAGCCTTCAGATCTCGCTGGATTGCTCACCAATCTTGAAGAAGGCGATGTTTTATTTATAGATGAAATCCATCGCTTGAATCCGATTGTGGAAGAATACCTCTATTCAGCCATGGAGGATTTTAGGATCGATATTATGCTTGATTCAGGTCCGAATGCAAGGACTGTACAAATAAACTTAAACCCATTTACCCTAGTAGGGGCCACTACTAGATCCGGCCTACTTACCTCACCCCTGAGGGCTCGGTTTGGTATCAATGCCCGGCTTGAATATTATGATGCAAAGTTACTGTCTACCATTGTAACCCGCTCTGCAGCTATCTTAGGCACCCCCTTGGATCCTGAAGCAGCCTTTGAAATTGCCAGAAGAAGCCGCGGAACTCCAAGAATTGCCAATACCCTGTTGCGACGAACCAGAGATTTTGCTGAAATAAAAGGCAATGGGAGAATTACTTTAGAAATTGCAGAAATGGCGCTTAATGCATTGGATGTGGATCAAAATGGTTTGGATGAAATGGACAATAGGATCTTGCTTACCATTATCAATAAATTTGCCGGCGGTCCGGTAGGTATCTCAACTATCGCCACAGCTTGCGGAGAAGAGGCTGAAACGATAGAAGAGGTCTATGAACCTTTTCTAATAAAAGAGGGCTATCTCAAAAGAACAAGTAGAGGCCGAACTGCCACTGACCTTGCCTATACCCATCTCAAAATAAAGCCAAAGCCCGGGGGACAGTCTGGTAATTTATTTGAAAGCTAG
- a CDS encoding DUF6134 family protein, which produces MPIKVSSLTSLILTLFILYSSSLKAQETIDFDIKLAGFTIGQMKATKTLENDTTIYRLDSKVSFWLFGTIKVDYHTEVKYHDDIFIDSKVSSKTNRGNFISRIWLEGDEYKIDANGYKYEHKDIIKSPIHHSAVRLFFEEPKGITVMIAENLGKFSEIRSHGKGIYTTHIEGDENKYYYQNGKMQKVSMHNPIKNYEVKRRE; this is translated from the coding sequence ATGCCCATAAAAGTATCTTCTTTAACCTCTCTTATACTTACACTATTCATTCTCTATTCAAGCTCCTTAAAAGCCCAAGAAACAATTGATTTTGATATCAAATTGGCCGGTTTTACCATCGGGCAAATGAAAGCCACAAAAACCTTAGAAAACGACACCACCATATACAGGTTGGACAGTAAGGTTAGTTTCTGGCTATTCGGAACCATCAAAGTAGACTACCACACTGAGGTAAAATACCACGATGATATTTTCATAGATTCTAAAGTAAGTTCAAAAACAAATAGAGGAAACTTTATCAGTAGAATATGGCTTGAGGGTGATGAATATAAAATTGATGCAAATGGATATAAATATGAACACAAAGACATTATCAAATCACCTATTCACCATAGTGCTGTAAGACTATTTTTTGAGGAACCAAAAGGGATAACAGTGATGATTGCAGAAAATTTAGGGAAATTCTCTGAGATCAGATCGCATGGCAAAGGCATCTACACCACCCATATAGAGGGTGATGAAAATAAATATTACTACCAAAATGGGAAAATGCAAAAAGTCAGCATGCACAATCCCATAAAAAATTACGAAGTAAAACGCAGAGAATAA